atatatatatatatatatatatatatatcatgatttaaaataataaaataaaaaataaatttttataaattgaaattcattttcaattGTGCTTTATGGActcatttcaattaaattttagcataaattataatttaattcgaagtttgacaaaattataataaaatgattttatttttaatttattaaaattatttgcttaATTTTAAATCTATCTACAATATAGTGTCAtcgttaaaaaatatatttttttattaatgaaagtgagaaaataattaaaaaaatataatgtcttttaaaaatttaaaataactatttttttaaaacatGAATTGTATGTTATTTGTATtcattttacatatttataatttaaatttttatatataatctttttatataatattatattgttatagtttaattatttttaatatctagttaaatttaattttttattgccataatattaaattaccatcatgatattttatttttaattaatgttagttcaaaaaattgtaagaaaaaaaaataattcaaaaaattgtaagaaaaaaaaataagaaatattaaattaatcaattaaaataatataaataaacatGATAGAAGAATACAAAATCTTACTAGAATTAGTCTCGGTGATTTCAAAAATAtctatcaaataaataaaattatataaataagtttagaaaattacacgaaaataaatatgcaaatgacaacaaaatgagaaaaatacctGAGAATTAGCTTCTTGAAATATCCAAACGGTTTAGGTAGCCTTCAATAGtaatatctcttctttttagttttttttttaattatttttaataaaaattataatagttaattttgagacctaataaaataagaattttatatctaataatatttaatttttattttacttaaaataatttttaaataataaaaaaataattataaataattttaaaaattaaagatatttttatAATCCCATTATTCCCCTtctcacttttatatatattacaaatatattagatattaattaattttttccaatttcttatcaattaatttatttaacaatataataGATTTCTTCTAATATATAGGTGAATAAAATGAACATATCATGTATATGTGATAAGTTAGTTAgatatttacaatataaaatttgtgattttgagtTAGATATTTgcaatataaaatttgtgattttgagttagttagatatttacaatataaaatttaTGCTTTTGATGGTCCATAATTATTACTtcctataaatttatattataaaaaattaataaaatatttgtaAAAAAGAGTCATGTAAATATTGCTAATAGAAtaattcaatataataaaaattttatcaaaaagtTAGAGAGAGTGAAAATAACTCTTTATTTAACAAATCCCAATCAATTATTTTAACATATCACTAATCTttctatgaaaataaatttttattttttaattatatatttgattaataaaaataatgttatataggtgataaattatattttaatttttacgatttttattaaataattattcaatttaaataaaaagtaGAACCTATAAATAATGgctaaaaataattatatctaaaaATTTCCAATTCTATTTTGTCAAAATCTATATATTATTAATCAAgctaattaaagaataaaaattaaaatattttagtaacttgaataagaaaaacatagaTTATCACATTGACAAatactaaaaatatattataaagtttttttttgtaatattgcaatataaatttttaataagaaTAATTATTCTAACACCAATTCGtagtaatatttgaaaaaaatattgaatttcataaacaaattttaattaaaatatttgatttaaatgaaaaataaaaaaaaagctatAAGAAATTATCTTTACTTTGACATTCTcatggaaaattaattatttcattacaataatattaaattaaatatatatatatatatatcaaattgaaattatttcaataattttaattttggtaaTTTCAATCAATTTATTCAATCGTTTTAATTATTAacgatttcaattaattttatcaataaatttaattaattttattctataatttaaacattaaaaaatcttctttctttttcatgtgcttaataatattttaaaattattattttaccatAATAAGAATAGAGATATAACtgattttttaattaaagtttaagatttaaatttttgtttccaTCTCAAAAAAAtaggtttatttatatttttacataGTCTATATCATATACAAATGTGGGAAGAGAGAATATTAGTTTTGCCAAAAATGTCATTTATTTCTCTAATTAAttgcaattatatttttattatttaaattaattttaatgtttgtataaatttgaaattattaattttagaaatcatataaatttaaatttcttaataatacttataattaacttcaattaaatataaaatattataaaaagtaattaattaaagtaagaaactaataagtgaaaaataaaaaaaaatacaattaattTATATCGATATATCtgtattatatataaatgtataaaggAGGGGAGAACATTAGCTTAGTTTTGCCCAAGTTTTCtttcattcttaaaattaattacaattatatttttattttttaaattaattttaaagtttatgtaaatttaaaattcttaattttagaattaatataaatttaaaattattaatccaatttatatttaattttaattttacatgaagcaattaactaaaataaaaaattaataaataaaaaaatataatttgatcgtattgcaatattaaataacatagtttattagtatataattttcaaatttatatttataattagttatttattatatatatttaaagatattttattagttgcatattatttttataagtaaattttcatataagatttttttatttcaataaataatatattaatatttataaaattataaatgttaatgaaaattaaatatttttatgtctataatttataaaagcaataaaagaatataaatcatctaaagattattattaattttaaaatttattaaataaacaacttaaaaggaattttatttaattttaattattttcaatactaataaaaaaatattaaagacaattaaatttaaacctaattaatttattcttatGTATATATATGAAGGAGGAGGGGGAAACATTGGCTTTGCCCAAATTGTcatttattcttaaaattaattataattatattttattatttaaattaactttaaagtttgtataaatttaaactTTTTTATTTTATGGTTAATATGaacttaaaattcttaatcctatTTATACGTAActtcaattaattataaaattttgtaagaattaattacctaaaataaaaattaataaataaaaaatataatttgattgtattacaatattaagtaaaatagtttattagtatctatttttttttaaattttgatttacaattaattatttattatatatatttaaaaatattaattagttacatattattttttatttaaattccatctaagatttttttaataaaacaatatattaatatttataaaattatgaatattaattaaaattatatattaatgactataatttttaaaaatgaaaataaaaataatataaataatccaaacattattattaattttaaaatttgttaaatgaacaacttaaaaaaattatttaatcttaattgaagactaatactaacaaaaaatattaaaaataattaaatttaaacctaattaatttattcattatgtaTATCTTTATTATTGCaagtatatttttatttcaataaaacaatatattaatatttataaaattattaatattaattaaaattaaatatttaacgactataatttataaaatgaaaacaaaaataatataaatcattagaagattattaataattttaaaatttgttaaatgaagaaCTTAAaaggaattatttaattttaattgaagatcaatactaacaaaaaaattaaagataattaaatttaatcctaattaatttattcatatgcatatttatattattacaattatgatttcttaaaaattattattatagagcTAGCATTATACCacctatataaaatattatctcttgcactaataataaataaaagataatattgataatatattaactaattaattagatttatatttatattattaggatattaatatttttctatttttattctttttagtgTTAAAAATAGTAGTGTTCATAATCCTTATTCTTTTGAATAAAAAGAAGAATtgataagaattgaaataaaaaaaatattggatAAACCAAGCCATATttgactaaatttattttattgtgttaatataattctaattttctattaataattaaatcaagaataatattattCCTAATTATACtaaataccaaataaagaaataattaaagctaaaattaattttataaaaatatttttttatgatgtttttagaaataaaatataattttaaaataattaaaacttaaataaGTAATAAATACAGTATATTTATAACAATAGACTATGcactagaatatatatatatatatatatacacgaaTGAAGGACAAACTTTTTAAactgataaaattattattataatattaatcatataaatttattttttttcttttaaattttattttttaaaatttattttatagaaattttgttataatttttaatttagaagtagacctctctctctctctctctctctctctctctctctctctctctctctctctctctctctctctatatatatatatataatattcaattttaattagaatatacattattaaatttatatattaatcaataatgtatttataacatatataatataatcaataaatatattaaataattaatatattaaatagatataaaattttttatattaaataatatgacgatataaaatttcaaaatattaatatactaaaaatgataattttataataataatgcactaaactaataaaaatttattttaaaaattattttattttctaattttataattaattcccTTTCACATTAATTTAGGCATACAAATTTATTATGCAagttaatatcattttaaattacaaaatattaaagtaaaatatatgcaaatcaaacttttcttaaaaaaacaaaataatagaatttaaatgaattaaattcatggactaatttatatttattattaatttattttaatttttaaatattttcacctatttatattttaaaaacttattattatttttttattatattaatattataacacaaaatttttttaaaatacgatcaaataaaaaataattttaaattaataaatatttttatttatataattaattaaaatgacattaaaattaatattttaatataaacaattaaatataatatttgtaatataatgataatattatataatataaaattaataaaacattatataaaaaaaattaaattatgagtttttataataaggataaaaaaaaaaagttaaattaaaacCACTGAATAGTACATGcatattaattaagataaaaccaAATCAAGACAAAAGAAAACAAGTCTAAAAGTGAAAATCAAAACCCCTAAAACCTTACAACCGGAAGTTTCtaattaatggtgcaaaccttttTCTTTCCCCATTGTCTTAACAGAATTTGAAGTATGCCAATCCCAGCCAAGAACTCCACGTATTGTAGTGGGCTCAAAACATTCAAAACTCCCTTCAAAGTCCTAAGCCTTACACAGTCTACCGCTTTCATCACCTTCTCTAGTACTGCCATTACTCCTTTCAGTGCCACCTGCACCAGTCTCTTCACCTGCCTCACTTCCTCCCCATTCTTCACTCTAACCACCAACCTTACCAACTCCGCCATCTTCCTATCTACTACAACCACTTGTTGCCTCTCCATTTCCCTCTCCACCTTCTCCTCTTCTAACCTTATTTTCACCCTCAAAGTCTCAATCTTTCTCATATGTTCTTGTGTGAATTCAACCAGACTCAAACTGGGAACACCATTTGTCCTTATTGAGTTACCCAGTTTAAACATTGTTGAAGGTTTCCACCTAGTAACCCAAGAATACAAATTATCTAAAGGGGAAATCCAAATTGGACAAAAGAAAGCAAGCACATCTTCATGGGCTAAGGCCCATTTTATAGTGTAGTAGTCTTTGTAATGTTATGTGACTTTGGACATTAAAGCTTGTAGCTCTTGCTCATGCTCACACCCAGTTTTAGCTCGATAATCCTCAAACGCCCTTCGCAGGTGTTGCAGATACTCATCGAGTTGACACATCCACTTCTAAAAAAACTCAAAGAACCTCTCTTCAACTTTAGTTTTCATATCTTTCCCCCTTCGTTTGAGCAAAGAGATGGAGAAAGAAGAGGGATAGCTAATTGGTTAGGACTAGTGGGAGATAGAGAGAGATGAATAGAGCGATATGTTTTTATATATAAGAAAATGTGTTGTTGTGGTTGGCTTACCTGCAGCAATGAGTTAGTGGTGGGTGTCAAGGGACGAGTGACGCTTTGCAAATAGGGAGAGCCTCTCTCGGAGAGGGACACGAGTCTGATGGATTTAGGTTTGGCTTTGATCATGTTGATGAGTCACTTATGCACCCCCATCGCCTGGTGTTTTATGTTTCTTATGTTAGAAAACGTGTCAGTAAAATAAACTACATTGAGTTCAACGTGGAACGTAGATATCTTCCTCTTCCTTCTCTGTCTCTATCAACTTAACCCTCCTCTGAGGTAATATGCAACTCCATGCAACTTGCTTCTTTTGCTGACATGTTTAAATAGCTACAAGCCAACAACTTGCTTTAAGCTTTTGATTTTATTGATTTGAGTTTGATCATTTCTTGTTGCTTGTAGTTGCTTCAATCGACGAATTTATCATTTGAGTAATTATTAATTTACGTATTGCCAAAAATGTTTATGGTTATGAAGACCAATGAATAACAACTCTAACTCACAAAAATAACAATagccaattttttgttttttgcAATTGACAATTCAAGCATACATAAAAGCTTTAAAATCCAAAATGTTACGTTCAATATAGGAATTTTCTGGGTTATGTGCAAAAAGTGTTTTAGGAGAAAAAAGAGTATGcatatagagagagagaatgtGCCCCAAGGCATTGCAGCACCACCAGCAAAACTAGAAAGTGGGTGCTCAATTGAAGTTTTGTGAAATGAATACATTCTGGTCTCACTAATTATGACACTTGCTTGGTTTGCTACTCAAAGCATGATAAATTGGatgaaattaaaaaggaaaatccGAGAATGTGCTCAGGTAAGCATAATATATATTTTGAGAACTTGACCCATGTGTTTGATCCAAATAAGGTCTCTCGTGGTCCACCGATCCAATAATTTTTTCCTAGATCAATGGCCCATTGAAAAATGTCCAAAATAGTTGGTTTAGAAACtgattaaaatctaaaaataatttagttatcAATATTGAAAGAGAAATTGTTGAACTTTTTAATTCGGATTTTATTATTGATAAAttcaagagattttaaaaaaaaagtgtCGAGACCACGGTAGAAGATGTATATCATTCTACTAGTATTATTagtgtttatttctttaaaatgatTTTATATTTAGACGccttttatgaaattttaaagtaaatatgcactttaataacttttaaaatgcATCATCATATAATTATTGTGCAAATAGCAAGTAGTTGATCCCCAATATTATCATCCAAGGTCCGCCCTTGGccgtcttcatcatcatcactggaTCACCGTTGTCATCACCTCTATTATTATCACCACATGGCCATCACCATTATCAACACCATTACTACTACTTGATCGTTGTCATCACCACTTAGCTACCACTATTAGTACTATCATCACTCATACTTTATTACCACCACTACTATTTGATCATTATTGTTGCTGTCACCATcactaataataaaaatattaataatttcaaattaaaataatatttaataaaataatactatatattaaaattttattattaatttaattatattttataaatatatatatatataaataaatacgagattgtattaataattatattacacttttatttttataaataaaataatataatatataactttaatttcaattaattacatTGCATTATACTCAGAGAGGAGTGTGTGGCAATTGGTTCAGGTATACAAAGAAGTTGCCCCAAAGGCATACTTCAATACTTTAAGAAAAGCTCGACAAGCATTTCTGGAAAGCTCCAATACTCGGAAGAATAAGGTCccttgaaaaattggtaaatcttTTATGAAATCCTATACTCATATCTTTGGGAATTGCTTTATAGCTAAATAACATTTTTGTTCTAGCTGCATGCATGGCTAGTTGACAAGCACATAAtttaactataaacttgtaggctgCTAAATATTTGAATGACAAATGTAGTATTAGTTACATGATTGACCCAACCCTCAAGTCTTTCAAAAACAATGAGCTTGACCTCACATGCGAGATTATTCAAGAATGCATATAACTAGGCAAAGACCAACAATGAAGGATATCACTCCCAAGTTAAGGGAAGTGATTGCTATATCACCTGATCAAGCAACTCCAAGTTGAGGGAAGTGATTGCTTCCACACCTTTTTTTTTGTATCAGTTGTTCTATATTTGCCCTCTGATTTCATtgtatttgtgacaccccttatccgtctacagtatagccgagtaagatatgtcacactatgtaccgaaacaccctattttattttaatcctttttttaaccttcctattttatttttatcatagttatgaagttcaattagtgaagtataatttatttaagtcatttatggaaaaacatccatttatttgaggttttgcaaattttatagaaaatccggcagaatgccgactaaaaatgaataaaacagttcttcggaacctatgaaaaatacttccaaaatttttaatcaatcccaaactccatttcatcaacaaaatctcaatatttctcaaatatactcccatttctcatcatttcatttcataggatattcatgtacaagtcataaataaatattcactttttcattcataaacataatttccactatttacattgataacaaaatacattacatgagtctcaatttcatatgagaaaataaaagttaattacaaaatacccaaaatgaaacctagtgtcctaccaatgcactaatgtcggtgaggtgacacggacactatgtagagctacagaaggtctcacctagtctgttgtctactgggctctcggtcggtctctccagaacctacgtgtagcaaaaagcaacgcgctaagcaataatgcttagtggtgccaataataaaataaaaagaaataatagaaaataaataagcAATGCATaatctgatgtcttatgcagacaatttttttcgatcattattggtaatcttatttattttgtacttgttatattcataatttcattaaatttatccactttcatttttggttgcccatgtaacctatattggatgactggactgaataaacgggtaaactggtactgggtatcaagtacctcggattgtcacaccatcggtcgcatatgtatctcccgatgtgcaacagaacagctaataagctgtaaaaacattaggcacaaggccaagtatcaacacaatatcaaaatggctaaaagccataaaatc
The sequence above is a segment of the Hevea brasiliensis isolate MT/VB/25A 57/8 chromosome 11, ASM3005281v1, whole genome shotgun sequence genome. Coding sequences within it:
- the LOC131170299 gene encoding protein DOG1-like 4, yielding MFKLGNSIRTNGVPSLSLVEFTQEHMRKIETLRVKIRLEEEKVEREMERQQVVVVDRKMAELVRLVVRVKNGEEVRQVKRLVQVALKGVMAVLEKVMKAVDCVRLRTLKGVLNVLSPLQYVEFLAGIGILQILLRQWGKKKVCTIN